Proteins co-encoded in one Fundulus heteroclitus isolate FHET01 unplaced genomic scaffold, MU-UCD_Fhet_4.1 scaffold_53, whole genome shotgun sequence genomic window:
- the LOC105916784 gene encoding interferon alpha/beta receptor 2 isoform X2, whose translation MGLWTLLLLHFHLVCVCLPAPSNVSISSYNMEHILRFSPGPGTPPDALFTVQISNSRRQRWKTVAGCQELTAGQTCNLTEKLKDVWDLYTAQVRASRTNQTSQWTRTREFQPLTDTVLGPPDFSVSGCGNCLILQIRDSSWSRFDHNVQLKNLYWEVEFNVKRTRDGAEFRLKLPYEQKSVISHLQPGVEYCVSASFTSILNHNAVSSERRCAFTSPPPPRHTLLLVLGLVGGFSLVLVLVVCRVIFRNKVQKHQIPCMKFTSQPYSCLMTSLNEED comes from the exons ATGGGGCTGTGGACGCTGCTTCTCCTGCATTTCCACCTGG TTTGCGTTTGCCTCCCGGCGCCGTCCAACGTTTCCATCTCCTCCTACAACATGGAGCACATCCTCAGGTTCTCGCCGGGCCCTGGGACGCCGCCGGACGCCCTCTTCACGGTTCAGATCTCCAACTCCAG GAGGCAGCGGTGGAAAACCGTGGCCGGCTGCCAGGAGCTGACGGCCGGACAGACGTGCAATCTAACCGAGAAGCTAAAAGACGTGTGGGACCTGTACACGGCCCAGGTCCGAGCCTCCAGAACCAACCAGACctcccagtggaccagaaccagggaGTTCCAGCCTCTGACAGACA CCGTGCTGGGACCTCCTGACTTTTCTGTCTCTGGATGCGGGAACTGTTTGATCCTGCAGATCCGAGATTCCTCGTGGAGCCGCTTTGATCACAACGTGCAGCTGAAGAATCTCTACTGGGAAGTCGAGTTCAATGTGAAGAGAACGAGAGACGGTGCCGAG TTCAGACTGAAGCTGCCCTACGAGCAGAAGAGCGTGATCTCCCACCTGCAGCCCGGCGTCGAGTACTGCGTCTCCGCCTCCTTCACGTCCATCCTCAACCACAACGCCGTCTCCAGCGAACGCCGCTGCGCCTTCACCAGTCCTCCTCCGCCCCGACACACCT TGTTGCTGGTCCTCGGCCTCGTCGGGGGGTTCTCTCTTGTGCTGGTCCTGGTCGTGTGTCGGGTCATCTTCAGAAATAAG GTTCAAAAGCACCAAATTCCCTGCATGAAGTTCACGTCGCAGCCCTACAGCTGCCTGATGACGTCTCTAAACGAGGAGGACTGA
- the LOC105916784 gene encoding interferon alpha/beta receptor 2 isoform X1, protein MGLWTLLLLHFHLAVCVCLPAPSNVSISSYNMEHILRFSPGPGTPPDALFTVQISNSRRQRWKTVAGCQELTAGQTCNLTEKLKDVWDLYTAQVRASRTNQTSQWTRTREFQPLTDTVLGPPDFSVSGCGNCLILQIRDSSWSRFDHNVQLKNLYWEVEFNVKRTRDGAEFRLKLPYEQKSVISHLQPGVEYCVSASFTSILNHNAVSSERRCAFTSPPPPRHTLLLVLGLVGGFSLVLVLVVCRVIFRNKVQKHQIPCMKFTSQPYSCLMTSLNEED, encoded by the exons ATGGGGCTGTGGACGCTGCTTCTCCTGCATTTCCACCTGG CAGTTTGCGTTTGCCTCCCGGCGCCGTCCAACGTTTCCATCTCCTCCTACAACATGGAGCACATCCTCAGGTTCTCGCCGGGCCCTGGGACGCCGCCGGACGCCCTCTTCACGGTTCAGATCTCCAACTCCAG GAGGCAGCGGTGGAAAACCGTGGCCGGCTGCCAGGAGCTGACGGCCGGACAGACGTGCAATCTAACCGAGAAGCTAAAAGACGTGTGGGACCTGTACACGGCCCAGGTCCGAGCCTCCAGAACCAACCAGACctcccagtggaccagaaccagggaGTTCCAGCCTCTGACAGACA CCGTGCTGGGACCTCCTGACTTTTCTGTCTCTGGATGCGGGAACTGTTTGATCCTGCAGATCCGAGATTCCTCGTGGAGCCGCTTTGATCACAACGTGCAGCTGAAGAATCTCTACTGGGAAGTCGAGTTCAATGTGAAGAGAACGAGAGACGGTGCCGAG TTCAGACTGAAGCTGCCCTACGAGCAGAAGAGCGTGATCTCCCACCTGCAGCCCGGCGTCGAGTACTGCGTCTCCGCCTCCTTCACGTCCATCCTCAACCACAACGCCGTCTCCAGCGAACGCCGCTGCGCCTTCACCAGTCCTCCTCCGCCCCGACACACCT TGTTGCTGGTCCTCGGCCTCGTCGGGGGGTTCTCTCTTGTGCTGGTCCTGGTCGTGTGTCGGGTCATCTTCAGAAATAAG GTTCAAAAGCACCAAATTCCCTGCATGAAGTTCACGTCGCAGCCCTACAGCTGCCTGATGACGTCTCTAAACGAGGAGGACTGA
- the LOC105916784 gene encoding interferon alpha/beta receptor 2 isoform X3, translating to MGLWTLLLLHFHLAVCVCLPAPSNVSISSYNMEHILRFSPGPGTPPDALFTVQISNSRRQRWKTVAGCQELTAGQTCNLTEKLKDVWDLYTAQVRASRTNQTSQWTRTREFQPLTDTVLGPPDFSVSGCGNCLILQIRDSSWSRFDHNVQLKNLYWEVEFNVKRTRDGAEFRLKLPYEQKSVISHLQPGVEYCVSASFTSILNHNAVSSERRCAFTSPPPPRHTLLLVLGLVGGFSLVLVLVVCRVIFRNKVSLELLRRRLSRFKSTKFPA from the exons ATGGGGCTGTGGACGCTGCTTCTCCTGCATTTCCACCTGG CAGTTTGCGTTTGCCTCCCGGCGCCGTCCAACGTTTCCATCTCCTCCTACAACATGGAGCACATCCTCAGGTTCTCGCCGGGCCCTGGGACGCCGCCGGACGCCCTCTTCACGGTTCAGATCTCCAACTCCAG GAGGCAGCGGTGGAAAACCGTGGCCGGCTGCCAGGAGCTGACGGCCGGACAGACGTGCAATCTAACCGAGAAGCTAAAAGACGTGTGGGACCTGTACACGGCCCAGGTCCGAGCCTCCAGAACCAACCAGACctcccagtggaccagaaccagggaGTTCCAGCCTCTGACAGACA CCGTGCTGGGACCTCCTGACTTTTCTGTCTCTGGATGCGGGAACTGTTTGATCCTGCAGATCCGAGATTCCTCGTGGAGCCGCTTTGATCACAACGTGCAGCTGAAGAATCTCTACTGGGAAGTCGAGTTCAATGTGAAGAGAACGAGAGACGGTGCCGAG TTCAGACTGAAGCTGCCCTACGAGCAGAAGAGCGTGATCTCCCACCTGCAGCCCGGCGTCGAGTACTGCGTCTCCGCCTCCTTCACGTCCATCCTCAACCACAACGCCGTCTCCAGCGAACGCCGCTGCGCCTTCACCAGTCCTCCTCCGCCCCGACACACCT TGTTGCTGGTCCTCGGCCTCGTCGGGGGGTTCTCTCTTGTGCTGGTCCTGGTCGTGTGTCGGGTCATCTTCAGAAATAAGGTGAGCTTGGAATTACTGAGACGACGCCTGAGCAG GTTCAAAAGCACCAAATTCCCTGCATGA
- the LOC105916784 gene encoding interferon alpha/beta receptor 2 isoform X4 encodes MGLWTLLLLHFHLAVCVCLPAPSNVSISSYNMEHILRFSPGPGTPPDALFTVQISNSRRQRWKTVAGCQELTAGQTCNLTEKLKDVWDLYTAQVRASRTNQTSQWTRTREFQPLTDTVLGPPDFSVSGCGNCLILQIRDSSWSRFDHNVQLKNLYWEVEFNVKRTRDGAETEAALRAEERDLPPAARRRVLRLRLLHVHPQPQRRLQRTPLRLHQSSSAPTHLVAGPRPRRGVLSCAGPGRVSGHLQK; translated from the exons ATGGGGCTGTGGACGCTGCTTCTCCTGCATTTCCACCTGG CAGTTTGCGTTTGCCTCCCGGCGCCGTCCAACGTTTCCATCTCCTCCTACAACATGGAGCACATCCTCAGGTTCTCGCCGGGCCCTGGGACGCCGCCGGACGCCCTCTTCACGGTTCAGATCTCCAACTCCAG GAGGCAGCGGTGGAAAACCGTGGCCGGCTGCCAGGAGCTGACGGCCGGACAGACGTGCAATCTAACCGAGAAGCTAAAAGACGTGTGGGACCTGTACACGGCCCAGGTCCGAGCCTCCAGAACCAACCAGACctcccagtggaccagaaccagggaGTTCCAGCCTCTGACAGACA CCGTGCTGGGACCTCCTGACTTTTCTGTCTCTGGATGCGGGAACTGTTTGATCCTGCAGATCCGAGATTCCTCGTGGAGCCGCTTTGATCACAACGTGCAGCTGAAGAATCTCTACTGGGAAGTCGAGTTCAATGTGAAGAGAACGAGAGACGGTGCCGAG ACTGAAGCTGCCCTACGAGCAGAAGAGCGTGATCTCCCACCTGCAGCCCGGCGTCGAGTACTGCGTCTCCGCCTCCTTCACGTCCATCCTCAACCACAACGCCGTCTCCAGCGAACGCCGCTGCGCCTTCACCAGTCCTCCTCCGCCCCGACACACCT TGTTGCTGGTCCTCGGCCTCGTCGGGGGGTTCTCTCTTGTGCTGGTCCTGGTCGTGTGTCGGGTCATCTTCAGAAATAA
- the LOC105922568 gene encoding interferon alpha/beta receptor 2, whose protein sequence is MSELLWILTWLPLVLTAVAELPAPSNLTVTLEPSGYFLTWQPGAGTPAGTFYRVKTKTSMDARWFPVKDCQCVQEPQSCNLTGPFIHAMEEYNVQVMAHLGNRTSPPAELKRYVPIAHLPPPLINATQCGSIVCVSFLPPSQHHLYIYSLLHYELRIKRSGVEEPEVLTLQSLTAHNETNVAPGQKYCFSLRFSDSQFKMKFNFSEPVCTSIPRNTSSDAAVATVMCLMVMAVIAVFALLYGTGFLCLKRHLMPSVLISIHHRSDEDRIIYSASLPSLLNVRLIAPPVGGTSSSHLFSDQTDECGSETSSGACYTQRLGSNVPSSSSSSSSSLASKPEPASTSCYKETAESSALPPEDLTVTQAQPGAEQNPLRADSLVRVRTERKKEEEEEKKKEEGAVGQDVNLFSLTFGQPEQHNEEEEEEEEVLPDVPEEPASPAPPPVPPAAAASSQTAAAADDDDEEQEEWEYMCRLPSRVSEHLLRSDQG, encoded by the exons ATGTCTGAGCTGCTGTGGATTCTCACCTGGCTGCCCCTGGTTCTGACAG CTGTGGCTGAACTCCCAGCGCCCTCCAATCTCACCGTGACCTTAGAGCCGTCGGGTTACTTCCTGACATGGCAACCCGGAGCAGGAACGCCCGCCGGGACGTTTTACCGAGTTAAAACCAAAAC CTCGATGGACGCTCGGTGGTTCCCGGTAAAGGACTGCCAATGCGTCCAGGAGCCGCAGAGCTGCAACCTGACTGGTCCGTTTATTCATGCGATGGAGGAGTACAACGTCCAGGTAATGGCTCACCTGGGGAACCGGACGTCCCCGCCAGCCGAGCTGAAAAGATACGTTCCTATCG CCCACCTGCCGCCGCCCCTGATCAACGCCACGCAGTGCGGCTCCATCGTCTGCGTCAGCTTCCTGCCTCCGTCCCAGCACCACCTCTACATCTATAGTCTGCTGCATTACGAGCTTCGGATCAAAAGGAGCGGCGTCGAGGAACCCGAG GTCCTAACCCTCCAGTCCCTGACGGCCCACAATGAGACCAACGTGGCCCCGGGCCAGAAGTACTGCTTCTCCCTCCGGTTCTCAGACAGCCAGTTTAAAATGAAGTTTAACTTCAGCGAGCCTGTTTGCACCTCCATCCCAAGGAACACTTCTTCAG ACGCAGCCGTCGCCACAGTGATGTGTTTAATGGTGATGGCCGTCATCGCTGTCTTCGCTCTGCTGTACGGGACCGGCTTCCTCTGCCTGAAGCGCCACCTGATGCCATCGGTCCTG ATCTCCATCCATCACCGATCTGATGAAGACCGAATCATCTACAGCGCTTCTCTGCCCTCTCTGCTGAACGTCAGGCTGATAGCGCCCCCTGTCGGTGGGACCAGCtccagccatttgttttcaGACCAAACTGACGAGTGCGGTTCAGAGACCTCCTCTGGGGCGTGTTACACTCAGCGGCTGGGCAGCAAcgttccctcctcctcctcctcctcatcttcatcTCTGGCTTCCAAACCTGAACCTGCATCCACCTCCTGCTACAAGGAGACGGCAGAAAGCTCAGCGCTGCCGCCTGAAGACCTGACTGTTACACAAGCTCAGCCTGGAGCTGAGCAGAACCCTCTGAGAGCGGACAGTTTGGTAAGGGTGAGAACTGAGaggaaaaaggaggaggaggaggagaagaaaaaggaggagggggCGGTGGGACAGGATGTGAACCTTTTCAGTTTAACCTTCGGCCAGCCGGAGCAGCACaatgaggaggaagaagaggaggaggaggtcctTCCAGACGTTCCAGAGGAGCCCGCCTCTCCGGCACCTCCTCCGGTTCCGCCTGCAGCCGCAGCGTCATcccagactgctgctgctgctgatgatgatgatgaagagcaGGAGGAGTGGGAATACATGTGCAGACTTCCTTCTCGGGTTTCTGAACACTTGCTGCGCTCCGATCAGGGCTGA